A genomic segment from bacterium encodes:
- a CDS encoding zinc ribbon domain-containing protein yields MPIYEFTCKKCGTDFSELFHSSTFDASEVECPKCRAHEANRKLSVFAADCKSSGESMPMMGGGCGAGCGCHMN; encoded by the coding sequence ATGCCGATCTATGAATTTACCTGCAAAAAATGCGGTACGGATTTTTCTGAACTTTTCCATTCCAGCACGTTTGACGCATCGGAAGTCGAGTGTCCCAAATGCCGTGCCCATGAAGCCAACCGCAAACTTTCCGTTTTTGCCGCCGACTGCAAAAGCTCCGGCGAAAGTATGCCCATGATGGGCGGCGGATGCGGCGCGGGTTGCGGATGTCATATGAATTAG